The following coding sequences lie in one Cronobacter universalis NCTC 9529 genomic window:
- a CDS encoding alpha/beta hydrolase family protein, translating into MKMAKKDLLSTRVLLIAMALLFAGCASRDYRESASELAKTHGFIREEISANGISLLTWQRITPPVTRLRVYIEGDGFAWVSRTRPSDDPTPHNPLGLKLATADPSGNVLYLARPCQFIGPPLPSACNVHLWTDKRFSSNVVQAMDKVLSQVMQRYPQARIELVGYSGGGNIAALLAARRSDVVSLRTVAGNLDVAYVNALHRVSEMPDAQSAAEVAMKLVNLPQIHFSGADDATVPPAVARRFQNAVGERCAQVEVVPGMDHGSDWAALWPGLLSSVPVCR; encoded by the coding sequence ATGAAAATGGCTAAGAAAGACCTGCTTTCTACGCGTGTATTATTGATTGCTATGGCTTTATTGTTCGCCGGATGCGCCAGCCGGGATTATCGTGAAAGTGCGAGCGAGCTCGCAAAAACGCATGGTTTCATTCGTGAAGAGATATCTGCAAACGGGATATCGCTGCTCACCTGGCAGCGAATTACGCCGCCCGTCACGCGCCTGCGGGTCTACATCGAGGGGGATGGCTTCGCCTGGGTAAGCCGCACGCGCCCCTCCGACGACCCGACGCCGCATAACCCTCTTGGCCTGAAGCTCGCGACGGCCGATCCTTCCGGTAACGTGTTGTACCTGGCGCGGCCATGCCAGTTTATCGGACCGCCGTTACCGTCCGCCTGTAATGTCCATCTCTGGACAGATAAACGCTTCTCATCAAACGTGGTTCAGGCGATGGATAAGGTATTAAGCCAGGTTATGCAACGCTACCCGCAGGCTCGCATAGAGCTGGTGGGGTATTCCGGCGGCGGAAACATTGCCGCGTTGCTGGCGGCGCGGCGTTCGGACGTGGTTTCGCTGCGCACAGTGGCGGGGAACCTGGATGTCGCTTACGTCAATGCGCTGCACCGCGTCTCTGAAATGCCCGATGCGCAAAGCGCGGCAGAGGTGGCAATGAAGCTTGTGAACCTGCCGCAAATACATTTCAGCGGGGCCGATGACGCTACCGTGCCGCCCGCCGTCGCCAGGCGTTTTCAAAACGCGGTCGGCGAGCGCTGCGCGCAGGTTGAAGTGGTGCCGGGCATGGATCATGGCTCCGACTGGGCGGCGTTATGGCCGGGGTTGCTTTCGTCCGTGCCGGTTTGCAGGTGA
- a CDS encoding type VI immunity family protein: MRTINWLTFFNNQWLEKLGGLFYLKGASSKTAIKITPYSDGVIIRAGDWPELGWVKVNPYPELYVRVNKILKPIRAPEIDSLGYGSIAGEIRFDRNSTARWLSRFDVDLPPLATMTAAKDLVRISCWTDDIAPYAGQWATIVNGTTDYIQTREGQKMPYFEDKHGNKHRALWHLLKRDDKGSVFIMPE, encoded by the coding sequence ATTCGAACAATCAATTGGCTAACGTTTTTCAATAATCAATGGCTTGAAAAATTAGGCGGACTCTTTTATTTGAAAGGAGCATCCAGTAAGACAGCGATTAAAATTACGCCCTATAGTGATGGCGTGATTATTCGTGCCGGAGATTGGCCTGAGCTGGGCTGGGTCAAGGTTAATCCTTACCCTGAGCTTTATGTCAGAGTAAATAAGATATTAAAACCCATCCGGGCACCAGAAATTGACAGTCTGGGGTATGGCTCGATTGCCGGTGAAATCCGTTTTGACAGAAACTCAACTGCCCGGTGGCTTTCCCGCTTTGATGTGGACCTTCCGCCGCTTGCCACCATGACAGCGGCAAAAGATCTGGTGCGGATAAGCTGCTGGACAGACGATATTGCGCCTTACGCGGGCCAGTGGGCCACGATTGTCAACGGCACCACCGACTATATTCAAACGCGGGAAGGGCAGAAGATGCCTTATTTTGAAGATAAACACGGCAATAAACACCGTGCCCTCTGGCACTTGCTGAAGCGTGATGATAAAGGCAGCGTTTTCATCATGCCGGAATAA
- a CDS encoding VRR-NUC domain-containing protein: protein MAAGKRAAGVPGEPQRTATTVKAPEGTVARVTNPLDLWYLCEKVNYALKYPVKRSDGKMMYQRKVTRLIRQDDRNFNYHFPYIGEVGYDMTRNPPSPLMSRRHPNWPSSFPLAQYRLIKQGYEMRLREMAEGEVERVIELLTRDELETLPAPEAGDIMLDDALDIVLKRKGSFRIPDVIRISDVTLTGNAAFSQGNIHTVIEIKFPGDRLLPEQEVSYRYIAGNREKFRLLETHVCQIDDKRKREWIRDAVQEPVYKPVADALGETEQICLHPDVPAYHLLEGEMEQEFRQVQHHFYQLAGDYWVPPAGMEVNTLKPQQDAGDIARQAQERERAAGFLGALLGGQMVVIPATAGVGAVAVATGESLTGMIAGTAVRYARTATTFLLPAGGLGMATAAEPEEQPSNTFTLKQAQDFVYWPD from the coding sequence ATGGCAGCAGGGAAGAGAGCCGCCGGCGTGCCGGGCGAGCCGCAAAGAACGGCAACAACAGTAAAAGCGCCTGAAGGTACGGTGGCCAGAGTCACCAATCCGCTGGATTTATGGTACCTGTGCGAGAAGGTGAACTACGCGCTGAAATATCCCGTGAAGCGCTCCGACGGGAAGATGATGTATCAGCGAAAGGTGACCCGGCTTATTCGGCAGGATGACAGGAACTTTAATTACCATTTTCCCTACATTGGCGAAGTGGGCTACGACATGACGCGCAATCCGCCCTCGCCGCTAATGAGCAGGCGGCACCCTAACTGGCCGAGCAGCTTCCCGCTCGCGCAGTATCGCCTGATAAAACAAGGTTATGAAATGCGACTGCGGGAAATGGCCGAGGGGGAAGTGGAGCGCGTTATCGAATTGCTGACGCGGGATGAACTGGAAACACTGCCTGCGCCGGAGGCCGGTGACATCATGCTGGATGATGCGCTGGATATTGTGCTCAAACGCAAGGGGAGCTTTCGGATACCGGATGTTATCCGAATCAGCGACGTCACCCTGACGGGTAACGCTGCCTTTAGCCAGGGAAATATTCATACGGTGATTGAGATTAAGTTTCCGGGAGACAGGTTATTGCCAGAACAAGAAGTGAGCTATCGGTACATTGCAGGTAACAGGGAAAAATTTCGCTTATTGGAAACTCATGTCTGTCAGATAGACGACAAACGCAAACGCGAGTGGATACGGGATGCCGTTCAGGAGCCGGTCTATAAACCGGTAGCGGATGCGCTGGGAGAAACCGAACAGATCTGCCTTCATCCGGATGTGCCAGCGTATCACCTGCTGGAAGGAGAAATGGAGCAGGAGTTTCGCCAGGTACAACACCATTTCTATCAGCTGGCGGGCGACTACTGGGTGCCCCCTGCGGGCATGGAGGTCAATACCTTAAAACCACAGCAAGATGCCGGGGACATCGCCCGGCAGGCGCAGGAGCGGGAGCGAGCCGCCGGGTTTCTCGGGGCATTGCTGGGGGGGCAAATGGTTGTTATACCCGCCACGGCAGGCGTGGGAGCCGTCGCGGTAGCGACGGGAGAAAGCCTGACGGGCATGATTGCCGGGACTGCGGTGCGCTATGCCAGAACGGCAACCACCTTTTTGCTGCCGGCAGGCGGCCTCGGCATGGCGACGGCGGCTGAACCTGAAGAGCAGCCATCAAATACATTTACCCTGAAGCAAGCTCAGGATTTTGTTTACTGGCCCGATTAA
- a CDS encoding type VI secretion system Vgr family protein, producing MEHAAITGDISLSRYYLDINGCPVKPDVLIFRGREALSKPFSWRIEFTTPYTLQREDILMKYARFDMNGRKTIYGVITRFAWLSTNADQSHYAVTLESRLALLSLTRRCAIFQNQSVPEVVEQVLRAHGLEGPDFEFRLSREYPYRDIITQWRETDLEFIQRILAEVGIWFRFAMNDATELDVVVFGDTQLQYEFDIRLPYREPSGLSAKESVWGVRTWHTVVPGLAHVNRYNYRSATSPMQAQVAVRSEAVTTGEHYRYGDLYQEEGDERDPEPATESGAFYARIDHERELNKSVRLHLFSNATHLAPGQVLEPQGNVITALKNGVLMTLLTYRGARDSRLHVSVWGQPYTERYCFRPDCPPRPEIHGTLPARVESREKHDIYAHLDEYGRYRVRLDVDRSDSERGFGYVWLRMAKPYTAEDAGWHMPLIDGTEVAIAWRHGDINQPYIAYALHDSEHADVVNRDNRSQNILRTAGDNELRMEDRRGEEHIALTTPYGASQLNEGQVADAQGKPRGAGFELRTDEYGVIRVAKGLFITAEGQVRAAGEVLDMETALKEIALCLQQIEELSRVAEQAQALQADIASQTAMFNERLRPLNQMIHAYGPQGVAFTSGEHMQLAAAKNVAINAGGDISVGVMGNMTALAGDKLGLFAHIGPLSLKSGEGPVGMQAQNGRMSLAAQKKLTITSTRDISFAGKKRITLIGGGSYLKIEQGKIEYGTTGVYLRRVPRTYVGAAAAMAQEMPVMPIADGYSEFFIVRDQATNKPLAGFPYTLTFSGGTLRGETDANGETLRAWSKQSEEIALTPHPEHFRRECFSASYWDSRTSLSLDFSDYDKEEN from the coding sequence ATGGAGCATGCAGCAATCACTGGCGATATTTCTTTGTCGCGTTATTACCTGGATATTAACGGCTGCCCTGTAAAACCCGATGTGCTGATATTCCGAGGGCGGGAGGCGCTAAGTAAACCTTTTTCGTGGCGAATTGAATTTACCACGCCGTACACCCTTCAGCGCGAGGATATCCTGATGAAATATGCCCGTTTTGATATGAATGGGCGGAAAACTATTTACGGTGTCATTACCCGCTTTGCGTGGCTGTCAACAAACGCTGACCAGTCTCATTACGCGGTCACGCTGGAATCTCGCCTCGCTTTGCTCTCCCTTACCCGTCGCTGCGCCATATTCCAGAACCAGTCGGTGCCTGAAGTCGTAGAACAGGTGCTGCGGGCGCATGGCCTGGAAGGGCCGGATTTCGAGTTTCGGCTTTCCCGCGAATACCCGTACCGCGACATCATCACCCAGTGGCGGGAAACCGATCTTGAATTTATCCAGCGGATCCTGGCCGAAGTGGGCATCTGGTTTCGCTTTGCGATGAACGACGCGACAGAACTTGATGTGGTGGTTTTTGGCGACACGCAACTTCAGTATGAATTCGATATCCGGTTGCCCTACCGGGAGCCGTCCGGGTTGTCGGCAAAGGAAAGCGTCTGGGGCGTGCGTACCTGGCACACCGTCGTACCAGGACTGGCTCATGTGAACCGTTATAACTACCGTAGCGCCACATCGCCCATGCAGGCGCAGGTTGCTGTGCGCAGTGAGGCGGTGACGACAGGCGAGCATTACCGCTATGGCGACCTCTATCAGGAAGAGGGGGACGAGCGCGATCCTGAACCCGCGACGGAGAGCGGCGCTTTTTATGCGCGCATTGACCATGAGCGTGAACTGAACAAATCAGTCCGCCTGCATCTTTTCAGCAACGCGACCCATCTGGCGCCCGGCCAGGTGCTGGAACCCCAGGGTAATGTCATCACCGCGCTGAAAAATGGCGTGTTAATGACCCTGCTGACGTACCGGGGCGCGCGTGACTCCCGCCTGCATGTTTCGGTCTGGGGGCAGCCGTACACCGAGCGCTACTGCTTTCGCCCGGATTGCCCGCCGCGCCCTGAAATTCACGGAACGCTACCCGCCCGTGTGGAAAGCCGCGAGAAACACGATATCTACGCCCATCTTGATGAGTACGGCCGCTACCGGGTCAGGCTTGATGTTGACCGTAGCGACAGCGAGCGGGGTTTTGGCTACGTGTGGTTGAGAATGGCGAAGCCTTATACCGCCGAGGACGCAGGCTGGCATATGCCGCTTATCGACGGTACGGAGGTCGCGATCGCCTGGCGTCATGGCGATATCAATCAGCCCTACATCGCCTATGCGCTGCATGATTCTGAACATGCTGATGTGGTGAATCGCGACAACCGTAGCCAGAACATTCTGCGTACCGCGGGCGACAACGAGTTACGCATGGAAGACCGGCGCGGCGAAGAGCATATCGCGCTGACCACGCCTTATGGCGCGTCACAGCTTAATGAGGGGCAGGTCGCTGACGCGCAGGGAAAGCCGCGGGGCGCGGGCTTTGAGCTGCGTACCGATGAGTATGGCGTCATTCGCGTGGCGAAAGGGCTGTTCATCACCGCTGAAGGGCAGGTCAGAGCCGCAGGCGAAGTGCTGGACATGGAAACGGCCCTGAAAGAGATCGCGCTTTGTCTGCAACAGATTGAAGAGCTTAGCCGCGTCGCAGAGCAGGCGCAGGCATTACAGGCGGATATCGCCAGCCAGACCGCCATGTTTAACGAGCGCCTCAGGCCGCTCAACCAGATGATTCATGCCTATGGCCCGCAAGGCGTGGCGTTCACCAGCGGTGAGCATATGCAGCTTGCCGCCGCGAAAAACGTGGCCATCAATGCCGGGGGCGATATCAGTGTCGGCGTGATGGGGAATATGACGGCGCTGGCGGGTGACAAACTCGGCCTGTTTGCCCACATCGGCCCGCTGAGCCTGAAATCCGGCGAGGGGCCAGTCGGGATGCAGGCGCAGAACGGCAGGATGAGTCTGGCGGCACAGAAGAAGCTAACAATAACCTCCACTCGCGATATTTCCTTTGCCGGCAAGAAGCGCATCACGCTTATCGGCGGTGGCAGCTACCTGAAAATAGAACAAGGGAAAATCGAATATGGCACGACCGGAGTGTATCTGCGCAGGGTGCCGCGAACGTATGTAGGGGCGGCGGCTGCGATGGCGCAGGAGATGCCCGTTATGCCCATAGCGGACGGGTACAGCGAATTCTTTATTGTGCGCGACCAGGCGACGAATAAGCCGCTGGCTGGTTTCCCCTATACGCTTACGTTTTCGGGCGGCACGCTGCGCGGCGAAACCGATGCTAACGGTGAGACGTTGCGCGCCTGGAGCAAACAGAGTGAGGAAATCGCCCTGACACCGCACCCGGAGCATTTCCGCCGGGAATGTTTCAGCGCCAGCTACTGGGATAGCCGCACCTCGCTGTCGCTCGATTTTTCAGATTACGACAAGGAGGAAAACTGA
- a CDS encoding type VI immunity family protein, translated as MDFFEKFKQAEYDFTYGAEDDPEHHNALQVGVVAWFYLDKGYTKENRARIAEAWQLYHNEFGAKLKWGYIDDPNNDMTYKEILNKNLKEIIVDSFGESLFFKWCSNKGFRYSSDYSVCFESMAGWFEVIHKPVSCFGFSLPIVELMKKDRLEELLTCFCNILRPIHGVMGLGIQQCYEEERYQHLEYEVGRDFLGVDIPGG; from the coding sequence ATGGATTTTTTTGAGAAATTTAAGCAGGCCGAATACGATTTTACTTACGGTGCGGAGGATGATCCGGAACACCATAACGCCTTACAGGTGGGGGTAGTGGCATGGTTTTACCTGGATAAAGGATATACCAAAGAAAACCGGGCCAGAATTGCTGAAGCCTGGCAACTTTATCATAATGAATTCGGTGCGAAATTGAAGTGGGGGTATATTGATGATCCAAATAATGACATGACCTACAAGGAAATATTAAATAAGAATTTAAAAGAAATTATTGTAGATAGTTTTGGTGAGAGCTTATTTTTTAAATGGTGCTCTAATAAAGGGTTTCGCTATTCAAGTGATTATTCTGTTTGTTTTGAGTCGATGGCAGGTTGGTTTGAGGTTATTCATAAGCCTGTAAGTTGCTTTGGGTTTTCGTTGCCTATAGTGGAGTTAATGAAAAAAGACAGATTAGAAGAATTACTCACTTGTTTTTGCAATATTTTACGGCCTATCCATGGAGTAATGGGATTAGGTATTCAACAATGTTATGAAGAAGAGCGATATCAACATTTAGAATATGAAGTTGGTCGGGATTTTTTGGGGGTGGATATACCGGGGGGTTAA
- a CDS encoding autotransporter family protein, which produces MKKSRFSQQGTLLVALTSAQGLLAPYAFAVSSDYVISSPQINVQIPAEYKTVHVTNEGSATGDGAAGLDVSQDASLNSLVNDGTISAVNGELGNISLHALQNQGTIDTLNNTGSIKVAGESGNYSSSAINLTSTSKVGTLTNSGTIAGPESTSYYSNTNYSQFGGGIVNSGVINTFNNVSSGVITGQTGINNNGTIDLLENAGVINSTLSNTNAYYYNSGAIYNSGTINTLHNSGTIASTNNNTSHYNDSAIFNNSTGVIKSLTNDGKISSAYFGVYNVGQIDKLVNNGDITGSVVGIFNRNYAENVISAGTIINNGTISGTYGIYTSNYNTQAEAATLINTGTITGNSYGIYIDGSNGAKNAITNSGAITSNNNAIYIRGASDSTLTVTNSGVIEGNITSVNGAALEFIGGTDKQGVLTGARIESDDETVSGTNGIGTIASNGDVIFRSGSMLLNDNINIATLTMQSLSSDDSNTGAVGTVLNDAAQLQVNAPIAITGNYHQNAGAALILGASDTASASGDIAQDAGYGRLNVTGSATVDQGSTVSLTRTGNTYKFAPGQRYVVINANTTGTNYNADKLAYKAVGYDGLVTGSTYVDETNSALVVQLEKAPTPPVVTPPVDGTPPVVGKPPVVTPPVVGKPPVVVTPPAPPAAKPGPTTPNATSSLNGLAHYSGISPQLLELYNASLAIEGTKEANRVGERLSTSQNISVSTASGVATSTAMGVVGNHLETIRTPQTAGLSGVSTGDGYSDWIVWAQPYGGYARQDSTSEVSGYRATFGGLLFGADRTVAEDWRVGAALNYSNTSVHGKDNLSGNNSTANNYGVIGYAGYSGDPWFMNLSAALTRQNYDTVRRADFTGFSGTANGKFNGQSVTLQSEFGYPFTLPAEVVLTPMAGLTYGYQHVDGYKESGGNGMALDVGSSHTQSVTSDLGARIEKGFDTGFGRLTPFAQVSWIHQYDNRRTSNTATYAADTIGETQFTTKGAAPVKDMAGVSVGSTLFNANDLSVDARYDLQAGERYQTHTFSLRLNKSF; this is translated from the coding sequence ATGAAAAAATCACGTTTTAGCCAGCAAGGCACCTTGCTGGTCGCGTTAACCTCTGCCCAGGGACTGCTGGCGCCTTATGCCTTTGCGGTATCGAGCGACTATGTCATTTCCAGCCCACAAATTAACGTTCAGATCCCGGCTGAATATAAGACGGTGCATGTCACTAACGAAGGGAGTGCGACGGGTGACGGAGCCGCAGGTCTTGATGTCAGCCAGGACGCCAGCCTGAATTCTCTGGTTAACGATGGCACGATTTCCGCAGTAAATGGTGAGTTGGGCAATATCTCCCTTCACGCTCTGCAAAACCAGGGAACGATCGATACCCTTAACAATACTGGCAGCATCAAAGTCGCGGGCGAAAGCGGTAATTACTCAAGCAGCGCCATTAACCTCACCAGCACCAGTAAAGTCGGTACGCTGACCAACAGCGGCACCATTGCCGGGCCTGAATCAACTTCGTATTACAGCAATACTAATTACTCCCAGTTTGGCGGCGGCATCGTCAACAGCGGCGTCATAAATACATTCAATAACGTCTCCTCAGGCGTGATTACCGGGCAGACTGGCATTAATAATAACGGCACTATCGATCTTCTGGAAAATGCGGGTGTTATTAATTCCACCCTCAGCAACACCAATGCTTACTATTATAACAGCGGCGCAATCTATAACTCCGGCACCATTAATACGCTGCACAACAGTGGCACCATCGCAAGCACTAACAATAATACTTCTCATTATAATGATTCTGCTATTTTTAATAACAGCACGGGTGTCATTAAATCATTAACTAACGACGGTAAAATTTCCAGCGCCTACTTCGGCGTGTATAACGTCGGTCAGATTGATAAACTTGTTAATAACGGTGATATCACTGGCTCCGTGGTGGGTATTTTTAACCGTAACTATGCCGAGAATGTTATCTCTGCCGGCACTATTATTAACAACGGCACCATCAGCGGCACTTATGGTATTTATACATCAAATTATAATACTCAAGCGGAAGCCGCCACGCTGATTAACACCGGCACCATTACCGGCAACAGCTACGGCATTTATATCGATGGCAGTAACGGCGCTAAAAATGCCATTACCAATAGCGGCGCCATTACCAGCAATAACAATGCTATTTATATCAGGGGCGCCAGCGATTCCACGCTGACGGTCACTAACAGCGGCGTCATCGAAGGCAATATTACGTCGGTTAACGGCGCAGCGCTGGAATTTATCGGCGGCACGGATAAGCAGGGCGTTCTCACGGGTGCCCGAATCGAGAGCGATGACGAGACAGTGTCCGGAACTAACGGTATCGGTACGATTGCCAGCAACGGCGACGTTATCTTCCGCTCCGGCTCAATGCTGCTGAATGACAACATTAATATTGCCACTCTGACGATGCAAAGCCTCTCAAGCGATGACAGCAATACCGGCGCCGTCGGCACCGTTCTTAACGATGCCGCTCAGCTTCAGGTTAATGCCCCGATCGCTATCACCGGCAATTATCACCAGAACGCTGGCGCGGCGCTTATCCTCGGCGCGAGCGACACGGCGTCAGCCAGCGGCGATATCGCGCAGGACGCCGGTTATGGCCGCCTGAATGTGACGGGCTCCGCCACTGTTGACCAGGGCTCCACCGTATCGCTTACCCGTACCGGCAACACCTATAAATTTGCACCCGGCCAGCGCTATGTGGTGATTAACGCCAACACCACCGGCACGAACTATAACGCTGACAAACTGGCGTATAAGGCAGTGGGTTATGATGGCCTGGTCACAGGCTCAACCTATGTTGACGAGACAAACAGCGCGCTGGTCGTTCAGCTTGAAAAAGCGCCGACGCCGCCTGTGGTCACGCCGCCGGTTGACGGCACCCCGCCTGTCGTCGGAAAACCGCCAGTGGTCACGCCGCCGGTTGTCGGCAAGCCGCCGGTCGTGGTCACTCCGCCTGCTCCGCCAGCGGCCAAACCAGGCCCGACAACGCCGAACGCGACGTCGTCGCTGAACGGTCTGGCCCATTACTCCGGGATTTCGCCGCAGCTGCTGGAGCTGTACAACGCCTCGCTGGCGATTGAAGGCACGAAAGAAGCCAACCGCGTGGGCGAGCGTCTGTCCACCAGCCAGAATATCAGCGTCAGCACGGCGAGCGGCGTGGCGACGTCCACCGCGATGGGTGTCGTCGGCAACCATCTGGAGACTATCCGCACGCCGCAGACGGCGGGCCTGAGCGGCGTCTCCACCGGTGACGGCTACAGCGACTGGATCGTCTGGGCTCAACCGTACGGCGGTTATGCCCGTCAGGACAGCACCAGCGAAGTGAGCGGATACCGCGCGACATTCGGCGGCCTGCTGTTTGGCGCGGATCGTACCGTCGCCGAAGACTGGCGCGTGGGTGCGGCGCTGAACTACAGCAACACCTCCGTACACGGTAAAGACAACCTGAGCGGCAACAACTCGACGGCGAATAACTATGGCGTGATTGGTTATGCCGGCTACTCAGGCGACCCGTGGTTTATGAACCTCTCTGCCGCGCTGACCCGCCAGAACTACGACACCGTTCGTCGCGCCGATTTCACCGGCTTCTCCGGCACGGCAAACGGCAAGTTCAACGGTCAGTCCGTGACGCTGCAAAGCGAATTCGGCTACCCGTTCACGCTGCCGGCTGAGGTTGTCCTCACCCCGATGGCGGGCCTGACTTATGGTTATCAGCATGTGGATGGCTATAAAGAGAGCGGCGGCAACGGCATGGCGCTGGACGTAGGTTCGTCGCACACGCAGTCGGTCACAAGCGATCTTGGCGCGCGCATCGAGAAAGGCTTCGATACGGGCTTTGGCCGCCTGACGCCGTTCGCGCAGGTCTCCTGGATCCACCAGTACGACAACCGCCGCACGAGCAATACCGCGACTTACGCCGCAGATACTATTGGCGAGACGCAGTTCACCACCAAAGGCGCGGCGCCGGT